The following nucleotide sequence is from Callithrix jacchus isolate 240 chromosome 12, calJac240_pri, whole genome shotgun sequence.
CACCATAACTAGTACTTAGTTTTACTAATAACTCCAAATTATGTAAAACAATAGATACTCCCAAATCATCTTTGGGTTTGTTTCAGAGATATTTCTGGTTCTTATATTTGGACCTAGTTACTCAATCTAAAAATTCACTCCacctcaaataaaataatgaaggcaCGGATTAAAAATCTGATAGACCTGAATATCGAAATTCCTTGCTTTTAATAGGCAATATAGCACATTCTtagtctctccctcctcctagaTCAGCAGGTGTCTCTGCTGCTCCAGTAgactgagaaaaaggaaaaggagagggcgaCAACAAAGGAAAGTGTCTAGGTGtcctggtggtggaggtggaggatattttaatttcaataattaaaaactCTCTTCTTCGGCTTTCAAGTTCTTACTCCTATTTCTAATGATTTGATTGAGGACTGTACAGCAGGGTTTGGGTACGTACATctctaacaaacagaaaggaacaaagaCGGGATGGATAGGAGGCAGCAAAGGGTTGCGAGGAGAGAGCAAAACGTAGGTGCGTGGGAACGGGAAAGGAGAGGCGGATTTGGCAGTCAAAGAGGGACATGAGGAACAGGAAGGGAAAGTGTGGCCTGGCCGTCCAATCCTGTGGGGGAAGAGGGAAGGTGGGGCCCACCACGTCGCACTCCTCCCCACCTTCAGGCTTTGCCGGTGTAGGTTGAGGCCCTCGAGGCTTGTACGAAAGGGTCGGTCGCTGAGCAGGAAAGGCTGTCTCCTCAGGCTGCGCAGGCTCAGGGCCgcctctcctgggctcaaaagggTAGGCAAGCATAAGAGGGCAGAGGCCCAAAGGCTGGCAGCTTTGTGGGCGCCTGGGAGAAAAAGGCAAAAGGCCACCAGCCCAGACCCGCAGGGCGTTCGTCCGCGGGACTAGGCACCGCAGGCCAGAGCCGTCAGTAAAGGGTAGTCTGTGCTTACGTCCCGCCCTATTGGTACCACTCGGACACTCTATCCCCGCCCAACCCTTTGCAGGGCTCGACTTGTCTCCTTCAGTGCCCATCCCTAGTCTAGGTTCTCCTGCACTGCCCCGGTGCGGGAGTCCCCTCCTCGTCATCTCGGACGACCCTCTGCAAACAACATGGCGGCCGGGCGTCGACCGCGGCGCCTTCTCTCAGGGTTGATGAGGGCGGCTACTGCCTGCGCTCCCGAGCCGCGTCGCGCGAGCCCCGGGTGGGCGGGGGAGGCGGGAGCAAGAAACCTGTGGGCGCGGAGGGGAGCCGCGCCGCGGGGCTGTCGCGCGCGGGGGTGGTCGTGG
It contains:
- the LOC144578706 gene encoding uncharacterized protein LOC144578706, which translates into the protein MTRRGLPHRGSAGEPRLGMGTEGDKSSPAKGWAGIECPSGTNRAGRKHRLPFTDGSGLRCLVPRTNALRVWAGGLLPFSPRRPQSCQPLGLCPLMLAYPFEPRRGGPEPAQPEETAFPAQRPTLSYKPRGPQPTPAKPEGFSFLFY